The following are encoded together in the Actinobacillus lignieresii genome:
- a CDS encoding DmsC/YnfH family molybdoenzyme membrane anchor subunit → MNAGLHELPLVFFTVLAQTAVGFWLIFTFVMCKGSSPKSQSYLHKGLFVALLLLACGFIASVTHLGSPLRAFNSLNRVGSSMMSNEIASGAVFFALAGGYWLLAVLGKMPQGLSKVWLVVTALVGVVFMYMMNNLYHLPTVPTWNNAITSWQFYLTVVLGGCALAMAVLSINPHQDYQVKCSPWLYVLAVFCVAVVVIYQAFGLAHIHSSVQQAVNLVPDFAIMQVLRLCLLAVAAALIVKGRTLPLLSLAVLITLAAEMIGRVLFYGLHMTSGMAV, encoded by the coding sequence ATGAATGCAGGATTACATGAATTACCGTTGGTTTTCTTTACGGTGTTAGCTCAAACAGCGGTCGGATTTTGGCTGATTTTTACCTTTGTGATGTGCAAAGGTTCTAGTCCGAAAAGCCAAAGTTATTTGCACAAAGGACTATTTGTTGCATTGCTATTATTAGCGTGCGGCTTTATCGCTTCCGTAACACACCTAGGTTCGCCGCTCAGAGCGTTCAATTCATTAAATCGCGTCGGCAGTTCTATGATGAGTAATGAAATTGCGAGCGGTGCGGTATTCTTCGCCTTAGCCGGTGGATATTGGCTATTAGCCGTATTAGGCAAAATGCCGCAAGGGTTAAGCAAAGTGTGGTTAGTAGTGACAGCATTAGTAGGCGTTGTGTTTATGTATATGATGAATAACCTTTATCATTTACCGACCGTACCGACTTGGAATAACGCAATAACCTCTTGGCAATTCTATTTAACTGTTGTCTTGGGTGGCTGTGCATTAGCGATGGCAGTATTAAGCATAAATCCGCATCAGGATTATCAAGTGAAATGTAGCCCTTGGTTATATGTGCTAGCGGTATTCTGTGTAGCGGTGGTCGTTATTTACCAAGCATTCGGATTAGCGCATATTCATAGTTCGGTACAACAAGCGGTTAATTTAGTACCGGATTTTGCGATTATGCAAGTGTTACGCCTCTGTTTATTAGCGGTGGCGGCAGCATTGATTGTAAAAGGTAGAACATTGCCGTTACTTTCTCTCGCTGTACTTATCACATTAGCGGCTGAAATGATTGGTCGAGTATTATTCTACGGTTTACATATGACCTCAGGAATGGCGGTATAA
- the rbsK gene encoding ribokinase: MKKLCVLGSVNADHVIRVPYFPKAGETLKGGHYHIAYGGKGANQAVAAARVRDTSLVDVDFIACIGADDIGRAMKQAFVQDGINPEHIVEVADQMTGIAMIQVADSGENSIVISAGANANLDESVVAQHQATIESADCLLVQLETPLQAVEKALKIAKAHHTQVILNPAPAQPLSDEILANIDMITPNETETALLTGVQVVDEQTAQQAANVFHQKGIQTVLITLGAKGAFLSENGNGEIIAGFKVTPVDTTAAGDTFNGALAIALLEGKSMRDAVMFAHKASSISVTRMGAQSSIPTRAELV, encoded by the coding sequence ATGAAAAAACTTTGTGTGTTGGGTAGCGTAAATGCGGATCACGTTATTCGAGTCCCTTATTTCCCAAAAGCGGGCGAAACGCTGAAAGGCGGTCATTATCACATTGCGTATGGTGGCAAAGGTGCGAACCAAGCGGTAGCTGCGGCTCGTGTACGAGATACATCATTAGTTGATGTGGATTTTATCGCTTGTATCGGCGCTGATGATATTGGGCGAGCAATGAAACAAGCATTTGTGCAAGACGGCATTAATCCCGAACACATTGTTGAAGTGGCTGATCAAATGACCGGCATTGCGATGATTCAAGTGGCAGATTCGGGCGAAAACAGCATTGTGATTTCCGCCGGTGCGAATGCAAATTTAGATGAAAGCGTGGTGGCACAACATCAAGCCACGATTGAAAGTGCGGATTGCCTACTGGTTCAGCTAGAAACGCCGTTACAAGCGGTCGAAAAAGCGCTAAAAATTGCGAAAGCTCATCACACCCAAGTGATTTTAAATCCGGCACCGGCACAACCGCTCTCGGATGAAATTTTAGCGAATATCGATATGATTACCCCAAATGAAACCGAAACCGCCTTACTGACAGGCGTTCAAGTGGTCGATGAACAAACCGCTCAACAAGCGGCGAATGTGTTCCATCAAAAAGGGATTCAAACCGTGTTAATTACTTTGGGGGCGAAAGGGGCGTTTTTAAGTGAAAACGGCAACGGCGAAATTATTGCCGGCTTTAAAGTCACACCGGTGGACACCACCGCCGCCGGCGATACCTTTAACGGCGCATTGGCGATTGCTTTATTAGAAGGCAAATCAATGCGAGATGCGGTCATGTTTGCCCACAAAGCCTCTTCGATTTCAGTCACTCGTATGGGTGCACAAAGTTCGATTCCAACTCGAGCGGAATTAGTTTAA
- a CDS encoding class I SAM-dependent methyltransferase, protein MSTSNTSYQYSTDWFSHNIQNLAKIFQDLKPIRILEVGSFEGSSTSFFIEEALKYQPSVEIFCLDTWQEGLEHAELNMMSVEERFNHNIALTAERFPQSKIVKYKAGSHEGIIAFDDYCWSPDPITQQHHYTLVKPVVDHYVNTYQRKVHVMQGLPLYQLYVMKLAD, encoded by the coding sequence ATGTCCACATCAAATACCTCATATCAATACTCAACCGACTGGTTCTCTCATAATATTCAGAATCTTGCTAAGATTTTTCAAGACTTAAAGCCCATTCGTATTTTAGAAGTCGGTTCTTTTGAGGGGAGTTCAACTTCATTCTTTATCGAAGAAGCGCTTAAATACCAACCTTCTGTTGAAATTTTCTGTCTTGATACATGGCAAGAGGGACTGGAACACGCCGAGTTAAATATGATGAGTGTAGAAGAACGATTCAATCATAATATTGCTCTCACTGCAGAACGTTTTCCGCAAAGTAAGATTGTGAAATATAAAGCTGGTTCTCATGAAGGAATCATTGCTTTTGACGATTACTGTTGGTCACCGGATCCTATTACGCAACAACATCACTACACCCTTGTTAAACCTGTCGTAGATCATTATGTAAACACTTATCAGCGCAAAGTACATGTTATGCAAGGCTTACCGTTATATCAGCTTTATGTAATGAAATTAGCCGACTAA
- a CDS encoding DMSO/selenate family reductase complex B subunit, with translation MEQYGFYFDSERCTGCKTCELACKDYKDLGTDVNFRRIYEYAGGNWVQGNDGCWHQDVFAYYMSISCNHCDDPACVKVCPTGAMHKNADGFVMVNEDTCIGCRYCSMACPYDAPQYSVSKGHMTKCDGCYSRVKDGQQPICVESCPLRALDFAPIKELRAKYGEQASIAPLPSADLTKPNLVVKANKHARPSGDTTGFLANPREV, from the coding sequence ATGGAACAATATGGTTTTTATTTCGATTCTGAACGTTGCACAGGTTGTAAAACTTGCGAGTTAGCGTGCAAGGATTATAAAGATTTAGGTACCGATGTGAATTTCCGCCGTATTTATGAATATGCCGGCGGGAATTGGGTGCAAGGTAATGATGGTTGTTGGCATCAAGATGTCTTTGCTTACTATATGTCGATTTCGTGTAACCATTGTGATGACCCTGCGTGTGTAAAAGTGTGTCCGACCGGTGCGATGCACAAAAATGCGGACGGTTTTGTAATGGTAAATGAAGATACCTGTATCGGCTGTCGCTATTGTAGTATGGCTTGTCCTTACGATGCACCGCAATACAGTGTAAGCAAAGGGCATATGACTAAATGTGACGGTTGTTATTCTCGCGTGAAAGACGGACAACAACCGATTTGTGTCGAATCTTGCCCGTTACGTGCGTTAGATTTTGCACCGATTAAAGAGTTACGTGCGAAATATGGTGAACAAGCATCGATTGCACCGTTACCGTCAGCAGATTTAACCAAACCGAATTTAGTGGTTAAAGCCAATAAACACGCACGTCCAAGTGGCGATACAACGGGGTTTTTAGCTAACCCAAGAGAGGTGTAA
- the rbsC gene encoding ribose ABC transporter permease, translating into MNKAFNLKKFLIEQRSIIALLALIAVVSFLNPNFFSVDNLLNILRQTSVNAIIAIGMTFVILIAGIDLSVGSVLALTGAVAATLIGLDLSIYLVVPAVLLFGAAIGLLNGALVAFGKVQAFMATLITMLLLRGVTMIYMEGRPISTGFSDNADYFAEIGTGELFGVPVPVWLMFILFAIGWFILTQTRIGRYIYALGGNESATALSGINVNKIKLFVFAVSGVLAALAGLIVTSRLGSAQPTAGTGYELDAIAAVVVGGTSLMGGKGRIIGTLIGALIIGFLSNALNLLDIDSYYQLVAKALVILAAVILDNFLGRKKA; encoded by the coding sequence ATGAACAAAGCATTTAATCTAAAAAAATTCCTGATAGAACAACGTTCGATCATTGCATTACTCGCATTAATTGCGGTGGTGTCATTTTTAAACCCGAATTTTTTTAGTGTCGATAACTTACTGAATATCCTCCGCCAAACGTCAGTGAATGCGATTATTGCTATCGGTATGACGTTTGTGATTTTAATTGCTGGCATCGACCTTTCGGTCGGTTCGGTCTTAGCACTCACCGGAGCGGTAGCGGCAACTTTAATCGGTTTAGATCTCTCGATTTATTTAGTGGTACCGGCGGTATTGTTATTCGGTGCGGCAATCGGCTTGTTAAACGGTGCATTAGTCGCCTTCGGTAAAGTACAAGCCTTTATGGCAACGTTAATCACTATGTTGTTATTGCGTGGCGTGACGATGATTTATATGGAAGGTCGCCCGATTTCTACCGGTTTTTCCGACAATGCCGATTACTTTGCTGAGATTGGTACCGGCGAATTATTCGGTGTGCCGGTGCCGGTTTGGTTAATGTTTATCTTATTTGCTATCGGTTGGTTTATTCTGACTCAAACTCGTATCGGTCGTTATATTTATGCGCTTGGCGGTAACGAATCGGCAACCGCACTTTCCGGTATCAACGTGAATAAAATCAAACTGTTTGTGTTTGCGGTCAGTGGCGTGTTAGCGGCACTTGCAGGTTTAATTGTCACCTCTCGTTTAGGTTCGGCACAGCCAACAGCAGGCACAGGTTATGAGCTTGATGCGATTGCGGCGGTTGTGGTTGGCGGAACCAGTTTAATGGGCGGTAAAGGTCGTATTATCGGCACACTAATCGGTGCGTTAATTATCGGCTTCCTCAGCAATGCGTTGAATTTATTAGATATTGACTCTTACTATCAGCTTGTCGCAAAAGCGTTAGTAATTTTAGCAGCGGTTATTTTGGATAACTTCCTTGGCCGTAAAAAAGCGTAA
- the rbsD gene encoding D-ribose pyranase: MKKTAVLNAQLSGVIASLGHTDGLTICDAGLPIPSEQQCVDLALTKGVPSFLSTLEVVLTELFVERILLAEEIKQANPAIEQQLLEMINKLAQTQGRQIEIEYVVHSEFKQRSNQAKAVVRTGECSPYANVILYSGVPF; this comes from the coding sequence ATGAAAAAAACAGCGGTATTAAATGCACAACTTTCCGGTGTAATTGCCAGCCTTGGGCATACGGACGGTTTAACTATTTGTGATGCCGGCTTACCGATTCCTTCTGAACAACAATGTGTTGATTTAGCTCTGACTAAAGGTGTACCAAGTTTTTTATCTACCTTGGAAGTAGTGCTAACTGAACTCTTTGTCGAACGTATTTTATTGGCGGAAGAAATTAAACAAGCTAATCCAGCTATCGAACAACAGTTGCTTGAAATGATCAATAAACTTGCTCAAACGCAAGGTCGTCAAATTGAAATTGAATATGTGGTACATAGTGAATTTAAACAACGCAGTAATCAAGCGAAAGCGGTGGTGCGTACCGGTGAATGTTCGCCGTATGCGAATGTGATTCTTTACTCAGGCGTACCGTTCTAG
- a CDS encoding DMSO/selenate family reductase complex A subunit: MSITRRGFLKGTSASVTALAASGGISLPFVAKAETKDNVAGQAQDEKVVWSACTVNCGSRCPLRMHVKDNQILYVETDNTGTDTYNVDHQVRACLRGRSMRRRVYNPDRLKYPMKRVGKRGEGKFKRISWDEALTEIAQSLRKNIEKYGNESIYLNYGTGTLGGTVTKSWPPGSTLVARLMNCIGGYLNHYGDYSTAQIAVGLDYTYGGGWALGNGLADIENTKLIVLFGNNPAETRMSGGGLTYCFEQAKAKSNAKVIIIDPRYTDTGVGKEDEWIPIRPGTDAALVSALAYVLITENMVDQAFLDKYCVGYDEKTLPADAPKNGHYKAYILGQGDDGIAKTPEWASKITGIPVERIIKLAREIGQTKPAYISQGWGPQRRSNGELISRAIAMLPILTGNVGISGGNTGARESAYGIPFVRMPTLTNPVQASIPMFLWTDAILRGTEMTATTDGIRGVDKLSAPIKVIWNYASNCLINQHAEINRTHEILQDESKCELIITIDNHMTSTAKYSDILLPDCMTSEQMDFCLDAYVANMNYVIFADQVVKPSFECRNIYDMLSDLAEKLGVKEQFTEGRTQEQWLRHIYEQSRQKLPELPTFEEFRQQGIFKKVDPKGFFIAYKDFRENPEANPLKTPSGKIEIYSSRLAEIARTWKLEKDEVIHPLPIHTDSFEHYGDPLMQKYPLQLSGFHYKARTHSTYGNVDVLKEANLQEIWINPIDAQTRGIQNGELVRIFNDRGEVRINAKVTPRIIPGVVALSEGAWYAPDKNGVDYSGCINVLTTQRPSPLAKGNPQHSNLVQIEKL; this comes from the coding sequence ATGTCAATTACAAGACGTGGATTCCTAAAAGGAACATCAGCAAGTGTAACTGCATTAGCGGCATCCGGCGGTATCTCTCTCCCTTTTGTTGCTAAAGCTGAAACAAAAGATAATGTTGCCGGACAAGCACAAGATGAAAAAGTAGTTTGGAGTGCCTGTACAGTGAACTGTGGTAGCCGTTGTCCATTGAGAATGCATGTAAAAGATAATCAAATTTTATATGTGGAAACGGATAATACCGGTACGGATACTTACAATGTCGATCATCAAGTCAGAGCTTGTTTACGTGGCCGTTCAATGCGCCGTCGTGTTTATAATCCTGATCGTTTGAAATATCCGATGAAACGTGTAGGTAAGCGTGGCGAGGGTAAATTTAAACGTATTTCTTGGGATGAAGCATTAACGGAAATTGCACAATCATTACGTAAAAATATTGAAAAATACGGCAATGAAAGCATTTATCTCAACTATGGTACTGGCACATTAGGTGGAACCGTAACAAAATCTTGGCCGCCGGGTTCAACTTTAGTTGCACGTTTGATGAATTGTATCGGTGGTTATTTAAATCATTATGGCGACTATAGTACCGCTCAAATTGCAGTAGGTTTAGATTACACCTATGGTGGTGGCTGGGCATTAGGCAATGGCTTAGCTGATATTGAAAACACAAAACTTATCGTACTATTCGGTAATAATCCAGCGGAAACTCGCATGAGTGGCGGTGGTTTAACCTATTGTTTTGAGCAGGCTAAAGCAAAATCAAATGCCAAAGTTATCATCATTGATCCACGTTATACGGATACAGGAGTGGGTAAAGAGGATGAATGGATTCCCATTCGCCCTGGTACTGATGCAGCGTTAGTATCTGCACTTGCTTATGTATTAATCACCGAAAATATGGTCGATCAGGCGTTTTTAGATAAATATTGTGTTGGCTATGATGAAAAAACATTACCTGCTGATGCACCTAAAAATGGTCATTATAAAGCCTATATTTTAGGTCAAGGCGATGATGGCATTGCTAAAACACCTGAATGGGCTTCTAAAATTACCGGTATTCCTGTTGAGCGTATTATCAAATTAGCCCGTGAAATTGGTCAAACAAAACCTGCTTATATTTCACAAGGCTGGGGACCACAACGCCGTAGTAATGGCGAGTTAATTTCTCGTGCGATTGCGATGTTACCGATTTTAACCGGCAATGTAGGGATTAGTGGCGGTAATACCGGAGCAAGAGAAAGTGCTTATGGAATACCGTTTGTAAGAATGCCAACTTTAACCAACCCGGTGCAAGCAAGTATCCCAATGTTCTTATGGACGGATGCGATTCTTCGTGGCACAGAAATGACAGCGACAACAGACGGTATTCGAGGCGTAGATAAACTTTCTGCACCGATTAAAGTTATTTGGAACTATGCAAGTAACTGCTTGATTAACCAACATGCAGAAATCAATCGCACCCATGAAATTTTACAAGATGAGTCAAAATGTGAGTTGATTATTACGATTGATAACCATATGACTTCAACTGCGAAATATAGTGATATTTTGTTACCGGATTGTATGACTTCAGAACAGATGGATTTCTGTTTAGATGCTTATGTCGCCAATATGAACTATGTTATTTTTGCTGATCAAGTGGTTAAACCTTCATTTGAGTGTCGTAATATCTACGATATGTTAAGTGATTTGGCTGAAAAATTAGGTGTAAAAGAACAATTTACGGAAGGCAGAACCCAAGAACAATGGTTACGCCATATTTATGAGCAATCTCGCCAAAAATTACCTGAGCTTCCAACGTTTGAAGAATTTAGACAACAAGGTATTTTCAAAAAAGTCGATCCAAAAGGTTTCTTTATCGCTTATAAAGATTTCAGAGAAAACCCTGAAGCGAATCCATTAAAAACACCGTCAGGTAAAATTGAAATCTATTCATCTCGTTTAGCGGAAATTGCACGTACTTGGAAATTGGAAAAAGATGAAGTGATTCATCCGTTACCAATTCATACCGATAGCTTTGAGCATTACGGTGACCCATTAATGCAAAAATATCCGTTACAACTTTCCGGTTTCCATTATAAAGCGCGTACTCACTCAACTTACGGTAATGTAGATGTACTCAAAGAAGCAAATCTGCAAGAGATTTGGATTAATCCGATTGATGCACAAACGAGAGGAATTCAAAACGGGGAATTGGTTCGTATCTTTAATGATCGTGGGGAAGTGCGTATTAATGCTAAGGTTACACCTCGTATTATTCCGGGTGTTGTAGCATTGAGCGAAGGGGCTTGGTATGCACCGGATAAAAATGGTGTGGATTATTCAGGTTGTATTAATGTGCTTACTACCCAACGCCCATCTCCACTAGCAAAAGGCAATCCGCAACATTCCAACTTAGTGCAAATTGAGAAATTATAG
- the rbsB gene encoding ribose ABC transporter substrate-binding protein RbsB: MKKLTSLALALSLAFGAKAMAQDTLALAVSTLDNPFFVTLKEGAEKKAKDLGYKLVVLDSQNDPAKELANVEDLTVRGAKVLLINPTDSEAVGNAVAIANKKNIPVITLDRGANKGEVVSHIASDNVAGGKMAGDFIAEKVGKNAKVIQLEGIAGTSAARERGEGFKQAVAANQFEVLASQPADFDRTKGLNVTENLLASHGAAKAVFAQNDEMALGALRAIKVAGKDIIVVGFDGTDDAVKAVKGGKLAATIAQQPDKIGELGVETADKLLKGEKVEAKIPVPLKVISQ; the protein is encoded by the coding sequence ATGAAAAAATTAACTTCTTTAGCACTTGCTTTAAGTTTAGCATTCGGTGCAAAAGCAATGGCGCAAGACACATTGGCATTAGCGGTTTCTACGCTGGATAACCCTTTCTTCGTTACCTTAAAAGAAGGTGCGGAGAAAAAAGCCAAAGACCTCGGTTACAAATTAGTGGTGTTAGATTCCCAAAATGACCCGGCAAAAGAATTAGCGAACGTGGAAGATCTCACGGTGCGTGGTGCGAAAGTGTTACTGATTAACCCGACAGATTCGGAAGCGGTCGGCAATGCGGTGGCGATTGCGAATAAGAAAAATATTCCGGTCATTACTTTAGACCGTGGTGCGAATAAAGGCGAAGTGGTGAGCCACATCGCTTCGGATAATGTTGCCGGCGGTAAAATGGCGGGCGATTTTATCGCAGAGAAAGTCGGTAAAAATGCCAAAGTTATCCAATTAGAGGGCATTGCCGGCACATCAGCGGCACGTGAACGCGGCGAAGGCTTTAAACAAGCGGTAGCGGCAAACCAATTTGAAGTATTGGCCAGCCAACCGGCGGATTTTGACCGTACTAAAGGCTTAAACGTAACCGAAAACTTACTGGCAAGCCACGGTGCAGCAAAAGCGGTATTTGCACAAAATGATGAAATGGCATTAGGCGCATTACGTGCGATTAAAGTGGCAGGTAAAGATATTATCGTTGTCGGCTTTGATGGTACGGATGATGCAGTGAAAGCGGTAAAAGGCGGAAAACTGGCGGCAACTATCGCACAACAACCGGATAAAATCGGTGAGTTAGGTGTGGAAACTGCGGATAAATTGCTTAAAGGCGAAAAAGTCGAAGCGAAAATCCCAGTGCCGTTAAAAGTGATTAGTCAGTAA
- the napF gene encoding ferredoxin-type protein NapF: MLGKNKLPPLELTPRVFSRRELFTGFFRHAQPNRSQLRIENRPPFAAPEHLFSAACDGCGKCATACPMGVIDIRRQQAVLDLTFSACTLCGKCAENCPTQALHLSFKKDTELRPQFSTACLHTKGQPCDSCIQSCPQQAISPELTINHDLCNGCGECKQACFMAAVSLKGTN; this comes from the coding sequence ATGTTAGGCAAAAACAAATTACCACCGCTTGAACTTACGCCGAGAGTTTTTTCTCGTCGGGAGTTATTTACCGGTTTTTTTCGCCATGCTCAACCTAATCGGAGCCAGCTACGAATTGAAAATCGCCCGCCTTTTGCCGCACCGGAACATCTGTTTAGTGCTGCCTGTGACGGATGTGGTAAATGTGCCACGGCTTGCCCAATGGGGGTTATTGATATTCGCCGACAACAAGCGGTATTAGATTTAACTTTTTCCGCTTGTACCCTTTGCGGTAAATGTGCTGAAAACTGTCCGACCCAAGCCCTACATCTTTCTTTTAAAAAAGATACTGAACTCCGTCCCCAATTCTCAACCGCTTGTTTACACACAAAAGGGCAACCTTGCGATAGTTGTATCCAAAGTTGCCCTCAACAAGCGATTTCACCTGAACTCACTATTAATCACGACCTCTGCAACGGTTGCGGAGAGTGTAAACAAGCCTGTTTTATGGCGGCGGTGAGCCTAAAAGGTACGAATTAG
- the dmsD gene encoding Tat proofreading chaperone DmsD: MQNELQQWISISGRLLGSLFYYEPSDENVQSALHFFQQENWANEWGELANESQIKQLIVQGLAQVLSEQYQRLFIGPEQLIAPPWSSVYLDPESVIFGNSLLDLRAFLRKHQIALTQNETEPEDHIGLMLLLAAYLAESKPELLPEYLSKHLLIWAEHYFDLVAQQTNFPFYQGLALLAQHTLKDWQQKLAIIVPQVSFYR, from the coding sequence ATGCAAAACGAATTACAACAATGGATTTCTATCAGCGGAAGATTATTAGGCTCGTTATTCTACTATGAACCGAGCGATGAAAATGTACAGTCGGCTTTGCATTTTTTCCAACAAGAAAATTGGGCAAATGAATGGGGGGAGTTAGCCAATGAATCCCAAATTAAGCAGTTAATTGTCCAAGGTTTAGCTCAAGTTTTATCTGAACAATATCAACGTCTGTTTATCGGTCCGGAGCAACTTATCGCACCGCCGTGGAGTTCGGTTTATCTTGACCCGGAATCAGTTATTTTCGGTAATTCGTTATTGGATTTACGTGCTTTTTTGCGTAAACATCAAATTGCATTAACTCAGAACGAAACCGAGCCGGAAGATCATATCGGCTTAATGTTATTACTTGCCGCTTATCTTGCGGAAAGTAAACCTGAATTATTACCGGAATATTTGAGTAAACATCTGCTTATTTGGGCGGAACATTATTTCGACTTAGTCGCCCAACAAACGAATTTTCCGTTCTATCAAGGACTTGCATTACTTGCTCAACACACTTTAAAAGATTGGCAACAAAAACTGGCAATTATTGTCCCCCAAGTTTCTTTTTATCGTTAA
- the rbsA gene encoding ribose ABC transporter ATP-binding protein RbsA, which translates to MKTLLKINGIDKAFPGVQALKNACLNVYSGRVMALMGENGAGKSTLMKILTGIYQRDAGTIEYLGKAVSFANPKTSQEAGLSIIHQELNILGNLSIAENIFLGREFTNAWGGIDWRKMYEESDRLLARLGVKHSSRQAANELSIGELQMVEIAKALSFESQVIVMDEPTDALTDTETEALFSVIRELKAEGRGIVYISHRLKEIFQICDDVTVLRDGQFIGESTVADLTEDRLIEMMVGRKLEDQYPHIDNPIGEVCLSVKNLSGSGVNNVSFELHKGEILGVSGLMGAGRTELMKVLYGALPKTAGEVVLDGKTIDNRSSQDGLNNGIVYISEDRKGDGLILGMSVKENMSLTALEYLSNWGRINHEKENMTVVDFIDLFNIKTPSPDKIIGELSGGNQQKVAIAKGLMTRPNVLILDEPTRGVDVGAKKEIYQLINKFKAEGLSIILVSSDMPEVLGMSDRIIVMREGAIRGEFSRTEATQEKLLSAAIGK; encoded by the coding sequence ATGAAAACCTTGTTAAAAATCAATGGGATTGATAAAGCCTTTCCAGGCGTACAAGCGTTAAAAAATGCCTGTCTGAACGTTTATTCCGGCAGAGTGATGGCGCTAATGGGCGAGAACGGAGCGGGTAAATCAACCCTGATGAAAATTCTGACCGGTATTTATCAACGTGATGCCGGTACGATTGAATACCTAGGTAAAGCTGTCAGCTTTGCCAATCCAAAAACCTCGCAAGAAGCCGGTTTAAGCATTATTCATCAAGAACTAAATATTTTAGGTAACTTGTCGATTGCGGAAAATATCTTCCTCGGGCGTGAATTTACCAATGCTTGGGGCGGTATTGATTGGCGCAAAATGTATGAAGAATCCGACCGCTTGTTGGCACGTCTCGGGGTGAAACATTCCAGTCGCCAAGCGGCAAACGAATTATCGATCGGCGAATTACAAATGGTGGAAATCGCTAAAGCTTTGAGTTTTGAATCACAAGTGATTGTAATGGACGAACCGACCGATGCGCTAACCGATACCGAAACTGAAGCGTTATTCAGCGTGATTCGAGAACTCAAAGCAGAAGGGCGAGGTATTGTTTATATCTCTCACCGTTTAAAAGAGATCTTCCAAATTTGTGATGATGTAACCGTATTGCGTGACGGTCAATTTATCGGTGAAAGTACGGTGGCGGATTTAACCGAAGATCGTTTAATTGAGATGATGGTCGGGCGTAAGTTAGAAGATCAATATCCGCATATTGATAATCCGATCGGCGAGGTTTGTTTATCAGTTAAAAATTTGTCGGGTAGCGGCGTGAATAATGTTTCGTTTGAATTGCATAAAGGCGAGATTCTTGGCGTTTCCGGTTTAATGGGTGCTGGACGTACCGAACTAATGAAAGTGTTGTACGGTGCATTACCGAAAACCGCCGGCGAAGTGGTGTTAGACGGCAAAACGATTGATAACCGCTCCAGCCAAGACGGCTTAAATAACGGCATTGTCTATATTTCGGAAGACCGAAAAGGTGACGGCTTAATTTTAGGTATGTCGGTCAAAGAAAATATGTCGCTGACCGCTTTGGAATATTTATCGAATTGGGGACGCATCAACCACGAAAAAGAGAATATGACCGTGGTGGATTTTATCGATCTGTTTAATATCAAAACCCCAAGTCCGGATAAGATTATCGGCGAATTATCCGGTGGTAATCAGCAAAAAGTGGCGATTGCCAAAGGCCTAATGACCCGTCCGAACGTGCTGATTTTAGATGAACCGACCCGAGGTGTGGACGTCGGGGCGAAAAAAGAAATCTATCAACTGATTAATAAATTCAAGGCTGAAGGTTTGAGCATTATTTTAGTTTCAAGTGATATGCCGGAAGTATTAGGGATGTCCGATCGCATTATTGTAATGCGAGAAGGCGCCATTCGTGGCGAGTTTTCTCGCACGGAAGCAACCCAAGAAAAATTATTATCCGCCGCAATCGGCAAATAA